Proteins from one Marinobacter alexandrii genomic window:
- a CDS encoding queuosine precursor transporter: MGNKRQNLFIILAVIFLTNAILAELIGVKIFSLEQTLRLEPANLDIFGYILDFNLTAGVMIWPVVFITTDIINEYFGKSGVRKISFLAVGCITYAFIMIWLVTKLSPAPFWLDVNSTDPEGNPFNMDFAFNKIYTQGLGIIVGSIIAFLIGQILDVIVFQRLRKITGEKMIWLRATGSTLISQLIDSFVVLAIAFYILAPAGSRWELSQVFSVGLLNYIYKFMIAIALTPVIYLGHFLIDKYLGKEEADRMKDEASKSGFVAKVK; the protein is encoded by the coding sequence ATGGGAAATAAACGCCAAAATTTATTCATTATTCTAGCGGTAATCTTTCTCACCAACGCCATCCTTGCGGAGTTGATCGGAGTGAAGATATTCTCACTCGAACAAACGTTAAGATTGGAGCCGGCAAATCTTGATATTTTCGGGTACATACTAGATTTTAATCTTACAGCTGGGGTTATGATATGGCCTGTGGTTTTTATTACCACTGATATTATCAATGAATATTTCGGAAAATCTGGCGTAAGAAAGATTAGTTTTTTAGCTGTGGGCTGTATCACATATGCTTTTATCATGATATGGTTGGTGACAAAGTTGAGCCCTGCACCTTTCTGGTTGGATGTCAATAGTACGGACCCGGAGGGAAATCCTTTTAATATGGATTTTGCTTTTAACAAAATCTACACACAGGGACTGGGTATTATTGTTGGGTCAATCATCGCTTTTTTAATTGGACAAATACTAGATGTAATAGTTTTTCAGCGACTTAGAAAAATCACAGGAGAGAAAATGATATGGTTGAGGGCTACAGGCTCTACGCTCATATCTCAGTTGATTGATAGTTTCGTAGTGCTTGCAATTGCCTTCTATATTTTAGCACCAGCAGGTAGTAGATGGGAGTTATCTCAGGTTTTTTCAGTGGGCTTACTCAACTACATCTATAAATTTATGATTGCTATTGCTTTAACTCCTGTTATCTATTTAGGTCATTTTCTTATCGATAAATATCTCGGTAAAGAAGAAGCAGATCGGATGAAAGATGAGGCGAGTAAGAGCGGATTTGTAGCAAAAGTAAAATAG
- a CDS encoding ribonuclease Z, with translation MSLELLILGSNSAAFAHRRHHTAQLFKLQDQHFLIDCGEGTQLLMKKHKVRLSRIDHIFISHMHGDHYFGLIGLLSTMHLFGRQKELILVGPPGLKEIIQLQLRYSETALNFHIRFIEFTPHVSEVIYDHLKYTVTTIPMNHRVPCSGYLFKEKPKKRRINRKLLPDMELSHLQIARLKEGEDVLNENGTVKYENKVLTLDPNPSFSYAYCSDSKYKPELREIVEGVDLLYHESTFANDMKDRAEQTYHTTAEQAATFAKEAKVGKLILGHFSARYKELDIILEEARDVFSNSELAIEGTKFFVDGK, from the coding sequence TTGAGCCTTGAATTACTGATACTAGGATCGAATTCTGCTGCATTTGCTCACCGCAGGCATCATACTGCGCAATTATTTAAGCTTCAGGACCAACATTTCTTAATCGATTGTGGAGAAGGAACTCAATTGCTTATGAAAAAGCATAAGGTTCGACTCTCCAGGATTGATCATATCTTCATTTCTCATATGCATGGAGATCACTACTTTGGATTGATTGGCCTATTGTCAACGATGCACCTGTTTGGAAGGCAGAAGGAGTTGATACTTGTCGGACCTCCCGGACTAAAGGAGATTATTCAATTACAATTAAGATATTCAGAAACAGCGCTGAATTTTCATATACGTTTCATTGAATTCACACCACATGTATCGGAAGTAATCTATGATCATCTTAAGTATACGGTAACAACGATTCCAATGAATCATAGGGTACCATGTTCAGGATACCTGTTTAAGGAAAAACCAAAGAAGCGTAGAATCAATAGGAAACTATTGCCGGACATGGAGCTTTCACATCTACAGATAGCTCGGTTAAAAGAAGGTGAAGATGTTTTGAACGAGAATGGTACAGTTAAGTATGAAAATAAGGTTCTTACACTTGATCCAAATCCAAGTTTCAGTTATGCTTACTGCTCTGATTCTAAGTACAAGCCAGAGCTAAGGGAAATAGTAGAAGGAGTTGATCTTCTATATCATGAGTCAACCTTTGCTAATGATATGAAAGACCGTGCAGAACAAACATATCATACCACTGCAGAGCAGGCAGCCACCTTTGCGAAGGAAGCCAAAGTCGGCAAACTTATTCTAGGTCATTTTTCTGCTAGATATAAAGAACTAGATATAATATTAGAAGAAGCAAGAGATGTTTTTTCAAACTCAGAATTGGCTATTGAAGGAACAAAATTCTTTGTAGATGGGAAATAA
- a CDS encoding STAS domain-containing protein yields the protein MEFTVDKYENYSIAQINQEKVDSTIAPELKSEFMNLAQDGVKSLIVDMAKVKYVDSSGLSALLVGNRSFTEQGAFVLYNVTDHVMKLVSISQLDKVMTIVAGQEEAADYVLMTEIQKGQGE from the coding sequence ATGGAATTTACAGTTGATAAATACGAGAATTATTCAATCGCACAGATAAATCAAGAAAAAGTAGACAGCACAATAGCCCCTGAGCTAAAGTCTGAGTTTATGAATCTTGCACAAGATGGCGTGAAAAGCCTTATTGTTGATATGGCTAAGGTTAAATATGTAGATTCTAGCGGATTGAGTGCCTTATTAGTAGGTAATAGGTCTTTTACTGAACAGGGTGCATTTGTTCTATATAATGTGACTGATCATGTAATGAAATTAGTATCAATCAGCCAGTTGGATAAGGTGATGACAATTGTTGCTGGACAAGAAGAAGCTGCTGATTATGTATTGATGACAGAGATTCAAAAAGGACAGGGCGAATAA
- a CDS encoding phosphoribosylaminoimidazolesuccinocarboxamide synthase: MSEGIISTDFQFNGQTGKYTGKVREVYEFGDKLAMIATDRISAFDVVLPKPIPFKGQVLNQLAEKFLEATKDIIPNWVESSPHPNVTFGKRCQPFKVEMVIRGYLTGHAWREYRDGKRMLCGMPLPEEMKENEQFPSPIITPTTKADKGHDEDISREEILNQEIVSEHDYLQLEEYTQKLFVRGTEIAEERGLILVDTKYEFGKFDGEIYLIDEVHTPDSSRYFYSEPYQELQDKNEPQKQLSKEFVRQWLISEDFQGKDGQQIPEMSNDRIKMISDRYIELYENISGEKFVKDEYSDKLARIKEAISQIVE, encoded by the coding sequence ATGTCAGAAGGCATCATCTCAACAGATTTTCAATTTAATGGACAAACCGGAAAGTATACCGGAAAGGTTCGTGAAGTATATGAATTTGGCGATAAGCTAGCAATGATAGCTACCGATCGAATATCCGCATTTGACGTGGTATTACCTAAGCCTATTCCATTCAAAGGGCAGGTGTTAAATCAGCTTGCGGAGAAATTTTTGGAAGCTACAAAAGATATCATTCCTAATTGGGTAGAGAGTTCTCCACACCCGAACGTGACTTTTGGAAAGAGATGCCAGCCTTTCAAGGTGGAGATGGTGATTAGAGGGTATCTAACTGGTCACGCATGGAGAGAGTACAGAGACGGAAAGCGAATGTTGTGTGGCATGCCCCTGCCTGAAGAAATGAAGGAAAATGAACAGTTCCCTTCACCTATCATTACGCCTACTACTAAAGCAGATAAAGGTCACGATGAAGATATTTCAAGAGAAGAAATATTAAATCAAGAAATTGTTTCCGAACATGACTATTTGCAACTCGAAGAATACACACAGAAGTTGTTTGTGCGAGGCACTGAAATAGCTGAAGAGAGAGGATTGATCTTGGTTGACACTAAATATGAGTTTGGAAAATTTGATGGAGAAATCTATCTCATAGATGAGGTTCATACACCAGATTCATCTCGATATTTTTATTCAGAGCCATATCAGGAGTTGCAAGATAAAAATGAGCCTCAAAAGCAACTTTCAAAAGAATTTGTGAGACAGTGGTTAATATCTGAAGATTTTCAAGGAAAGGATGGACAGCAAATCCCTGAGATGTCGAACGATAGAATAAAGATGATATCAGATCGATATATTGAACTTTATGAGAACATCTCTGGTGAAAAGTTTGTTAAGGACGAATACTCAGATAAATTAGCGCGAATTAAAGAGGCTATATCCCAAATCGTAGAATAA
- a CDS encoding alpha/beta hydrolase: protein MKKVIILLLILNSCEFRMDDEDAQEELETTATRIEFGDLLVEERNIHFAFTEQGKELLITFVHGSPGSWNAFIDFFKADSLLNNADILSVDRAGFGDSDYGNAESSLKKQAFQINEVIKKFPQKRILLIGHSLGGPVVARMAMDYPQAYNGIILVAPSIDPEMEKKEWYRKVIDTKFGALLTPKEFEVSNDEIITLKEELELMIPLWDQIKIPTIVIQGTDDSLVPKENADFAKRMLPDSLLEVNLLEGVNHFIPWSHPQEIIKAIYTLADDR from the coding sequence ATGAAAAAAGTAATCATACTTCTACTTATTTTAAATTCTTGTGAATTCCGGATGGATGATGAAGATGCTCAAGAAGAGCTAGAAACAACTGCTACTCGTATTGAGTTTGGGGATTTACTAGTAGAGGAACGAAATATTCATTTCGCATTTACTGAACAAGGAAAAGAATTGCTCATCACCTTTGTCCATGGATCTCCAGGTTCCTGGAATGCTTTTATTGACTTTTTTAAAGCGGATAGTTTGCTTAACAACGCAGATATTCTATCAGTTGACAGAGCCGGATTTGGGGATTCTGATTATGGAAATGCTGAATCTTCTCTTAAGAAACAGGCTTTTCAAATCAATGAAGTAATCAAAAAATTTCCTCAAAAGCGCATATTGCTAATCGGTCATTCCTTGGGAGGTCCGGTAGTTGCTAGAATGGCCATGGATTACCCTCAAGCTTATAATGGAATCATTTTAGTAGCACCCTCTATTGACCCTGAAATGGAAAAGAAAGAATGGTATAGAAAAGTTATTGATACAAAATTTGGTGCTTTGCTGACACCTAAAGAGTTTGAAGTGAGCAACGACGAAATAATTACATTAAAAGAAGAATTGGAACTGATGATTCCACTTTGGGATCAAATAAAAATACCAACGATTGTCATTCAGGGGACTGATGATTCGTTGGTACCTAAAGAAAATGCAGATTTTGCGAAACGAATGCTTCCAGATTCATTGCTAGAAGTAAACTTACTTGAAGGTGTCAACCATTTCATACCTTGGAGTCATCCTCAAGAGATAATAAAAGCCATCTACACACTAGCAGATGACAGATAA
- a CDS encoding beta-ketoacyl-ACP synthase III, giving the protein MYTSRIAGLGHYVPDNVVTNEDLSKMMDTNDEWIIERTGIKERRWIDPKTGDSPSTMGTKAARIAIKNAGLTPDDIDFIIFATLSPDYYFPGPGVMVQEQLGIKEIGALDVRNQCSGFVYSLSIADQFIKTGMYQNILVIGSENHSGGLEKSTRGRGVTVIFGDGAGAAVIQRSEDSKGILSTHLHSEGKHAEELALIGPNTGRWVPEIISEDNPEDSSYYPHMNGNFVFKHAVTRFMEVIGEALATNNYKPEDINLLVPHQANLRISQFVQAKMGLSDDQVFNNIMRYGNTTAASIPIAMSEAWQEGKIKEGDLVCLAAFGSGFTWASALIRW; this is encoded by the coding sequence ATGTATACCTCAAGAATTGCTGGTCTTGGACATTATGTACCCGATAATGTTGTGACCAATGAAGATCTATCCAAGATGATGGACACCAATGATGAATGGATTATTGAGCGAACTGGAATAAAGGAACGCCGTTGGATCGACCCAAAAACAGGAGATAGCCCATCTACTATGGGTACTAAGGCTGCAAGAATCGCAATAAAAAATGCTGGTTTAACACCTGATGATATTGACTTTATCATTTTCGCCACATTGAGCCCAGACTACTACTTCCCAGGCCCTGGTGTTATGGTTCAAGAGCAACTTGGTATTAAAGAAATAGGCGCCTTAGATGTAAGAAATCAATGTTCTGGCTTTGTCTATAGCCTGTCTATTGCGGATCAGTTTATAAAAACAGGGATGTACCAAAATATTTTGGTAATTGGTTCTGAGAATCATTCCGGAGGATTGGAAAAGTCTACCAGAGGTAGAGGGGTAACTGTGATTTTTGGAGACGGAGCAGGAGCAGCTGTCATACAGAGGTCTGAAGATTCAAAAGGTATCCTGTCAACGCATTTACATTCAGAAGGTAAGCACGCAGAAGAACTAGCCTTAATTGGCCCTAATACAGGTAGATGGGTTCCAGAGATTATATCAGAAGATAATCCTGAGGATTCGAGCTATTACCCTCACATGAATGGAAATTTTGTTTTCAAGCATGCTGTGACTCGGTTTATGGAAGTCATAGGAGAGGCACTAGCTACTAATAACTATAAACCTGAGGACATCAACCTTTTGGTACCCCATCAGGCAAACCTGAGGATTAGTCAATTTGTGCAAGCAAAGATGGGATTATCTGATGATCAGGTATTTAATAACATAATGCGGTATGGAAATACAACCGCAGCTTCGATTCCAATAGCAATGAGTGAAGCTTGGCAAGAAGGAAAAATCAAAGAGGGAGATTTGGTTTGTCTGGCAGCTTTTGGGAGTGGCTTTACTTGGGCTTCAGCGCTCATCAGATGGTAG
- a CDS encoding sigma-70 family RNA polymerase sigma factor: MEANTINIHADLIARCRNKDRSAQFEIYKLYNKAMFNTALRITGDGSDAEDVLQDAFVSAFQNLTSYRADASFGAWLKRIVINKALNHVQRIKKDLMLAEDMKKEASEFELEKTEPNYSVDQVKNAMHHLPSGFRTVLSLYLFEGYDHKEISEILGITESTSKSQYKRAKDKLRMIITQEVNYG, encoded by the coding sequence TTGGAAGCAAATACGATAAATATTCACGCAGACCTAATAGCAAGGTGTAGAAATAAAGATCGCTCAGCTCAGTTTGAAATATACAAACTGTATAACAAAGCGATGTTTAATACAGCCCTACGTATAACAGGTGATGGCAGTGACGCTGAGGATGTATTGCAGGATGCATTTGTGAGCGCCTTCCAAAATCTAACAAGCTATCGGGCAGATGCTTCTTTTGGAGCATGGTTAAAGAGGATTGTTATTAATAAGGCTCTGAATCATGTTCAGCGCATAAAAAAGGATTTAATGCTGGCTGAAGATATGAAGAAAGAAGCGAGCGAATTTGAACTGGAAAAAACTGAACCAAATTATTCAGTGGATCAAGTAAAAAATGCTATGCATCACTTGCCTTCCGGGTTTAGAACAGTACTTTCTCTCTATTTATTTGAGGGATATGACCATAAAGAAATAAGCGAAATATTGGGAATAACAGAGTCAACTTCAAAATCTCAGTATAAACGAGCGAAGGATAAATTGAGAATGATTATAACACAGGAGGTAAACTATGGGTGA